The genomic interval CTCCTGCTCGACGTCATGGCCGGGCCGGACCCGCTGACGCTCGGCCTCGCGTACGACGTGACCCTGCCTCCCGCGCGCCACGAGCGGCTGTCCGACTTCCGGGTCCTGGTTCTCGACGAGCATCCGCTCATTCCGACCGGGTCCGCCGTACGGGCGGGCGTGGAGAGGGTGGCCGCTGCGCTTGTCGACGGCGGCGCCCGGGTCGAACGGCATACTCCGTTGCTGCCCGACCTGACCGAGGCCGCGACCCTCTACACGCAGTTGCTGATCTCGAGCTCCACCGCGCGCTTTCCCATCGAATCGCTCGAGCAGCTGCGGACCCGCGTCGCCGGACTGCGCGCGGACGACCAGAGCCTGGATGCTGCGCGGCTGCGCGCCATCCTGTTCAGCCACAGCGAATGGATGGAGGCGAACAACCGCCGCGAACTCCACCGCCACGGCTGGCGACAACTGTTCGCCGAGTTCGACGCCGTGGTCTGCCCGATCACGCCGACGCCCGCGTTCCCGCACGACCACACACCCAACCTGCTGGAACGACGCATCGACATCGACGGCGTGGAGTACCCGTACATGGACCAACTCGTCTGGGCCGGGCTGGCCACGATGCCCGGCCTACCCGCCACCGCCATACCCACAGGTCCGTCCCCCGAGGGCCTGCCGGTAGGAGCACAACTCATCGGCCCAATGTTCGAGGACCGCACCCCATTACGCCTCGCCGAACTACTCGAGCAGCAGCTCGGCGGCTTCCAGGCACCGAGCTAGGCGTACGACGGGGTCCTGGCGAGGCCGAGGTGCGGGTGGGTCTGCGGGAACCAGCTCCCCCGATCCCCGACTCAGGGTGATATCTGGTTGATCTACATGTAGACAGCCTACTATTGTCTGTCTACATGAGGTCCTTGGTCGCCCTTCGTGTGATCGCCGGCGTACATGCCGTGGCGATCTGCCTGCAGCCGGTGTTCGCGGG from Kribbella sp. NBC_00709 carries:
- a CDS encoding amidase encodes the protein MDQSLQSAEEIAAALRAGEVTSVELTDEAIARIERDDKVINAICVPDFDRARAAAHRADQARARGEDRPLLGIPVTVKESYNVAGLTTTWGMPQYRDYLPAEDAVQVSRLKAAGAVVLGKTNVPLGLQDIQSFNELYGTTNNPWDHDRTAGGSSGGSAAALACGFGALSIGSDIAGSLRTPAHFCGIYAHKPTLGLAANRGMVPPATPALPSDFDLAVVGPMARTARDLTLLLDVMAGPDPLTLGLAYDVTLPPARHERLSDFRVLVLDEHPLIPTGSAVRAGVERVAAALVDGGARVERHTPLLPDLTEAATLYTQLLISSSTARFPIESLEQLRTRVAGLRADDQSLDAARLRAILFSHSEWMEANNRRELHRHGWRQLFAEFDAVVCPITPTPAFPHDHTPNLLERRIDIDGVEYPYMDQLVWAGLATMPGLPATAIPTGPSPEGLPVGAQLIGPMFEDRTPLRLAELLEQQLGGFQAPS